From a region of the Alosa sapidissima isolate fAloSap1 chromosome 9, fAloSap1.pri, whole genome shotgun sequence genome:
- the LOC121718826 gene encoding zinc finger protein OZF-like, protein MSGFTEPTLLPMPVKEIKEEEFDDFHQEHLFAVQKEEEKPGLDHDFKTETHTSAMFNCKEEKSSLMDIKQEESDSREHGQKDSSPIEISTDEMRHTGKKPYQCTDCGKTFNHKYHLKAHQRIHAGEKPYQCTDCGKAFYHTSHLKIHQMIHTGEKPYQCRVCGKSFRTKPEVTKHHRTHTGEKPYLCSTCGKSFRTKAQVNNHQRTHTGEKPYQCTTCGKSCRERGALTIHQRTHTGEKPHQCTACGMTYGTKAEVTDHQRTHTGEKPYQCSTCGKSFSSSSNLIQHYRIHTGEKPYQCTDCGKSFWTKSEVTVHQRTHTGEKPYQCTACGRSFSRSSNLLKHQLTHTGEKPHHCTDCGKSFRTKAEVTIHQRTHTGEKPYQCTTCGKSFGCSTRLIQHNRTHTGEKPYRCTDCGKAFRHRNGLKIHQMIHTGEKPYQCTTCGKGFRTKTEVTIHQSTHTGEKPYQCTTCGKSFRTKADVTRHQRIHTGEKPYQCTTCGKSFSAKYILTRHQRSHMGLKPYLCVSHT, encoded by the exons ATGTCAGGATTTACTGAACCAACACTGCTGCCTATGCCAGTGAAGGAGATAAAAGAAGAGGAGTTTGATGATTTCCATCAGGAACATCTGTTTGCAGTtcagaaagaagaagaaaagcctGGACTGGATCATGACTTCaagactgaaacacacacatcagcaatgTTTAACTGCAAAGAAGAAAAGTCTTCACTGATGGACATTAAACAGGAGGAATCTGATTCAAGAGAGCATGGCCAGAAAGACTCTTCTCCTATTG AAATCAGCACAGACGAGATGAGACATACTGGGAAAAAGCCGTACCAGTGCACTGACTGTGGAAAGACCTTTAATCATAAATATCATCTCAAGGCACACCAGAGGATCCATGCTGGGGAAAAGCCTTACCAGTGcactgactgtggaaaggcCTTTTATCATACATCTCATCTCAAGATACACCAGATgatccacacaggagaaaagccatatcagtgccgtgtgtgtgggaagagtttcaggaCTAAACCAGAGGTCACCAAACATCATCGCACACATACAGGAGAGAAACCATATCTGTGCAGTACttgtgggaagagtttcaggaCTAAGGCACAGGTCAACAACCATCAGCGAACACATACAGGAGAGAAACCATATCAGTGCactacatgtgggaagagttgCAGGGAGCGCGGTGCTCTTACCATCCATCAGCGTACACATACAGGAGAAAAACCACACCAGTGTACTGCATGTGGAATGACTTACGGGACTAAGGCAGAGGTTACTGACCATCAGCGCACAcatacaggagaaaagccatatcagtgcagtacatgtgggaagagtttcagtAGTAGCTCAAATCTCATTCAACATTATCGCATACATACTGGAGAGAAACCATACCAGTGCACTGACTGTGGGAAGAGTTTCTGGACTAAATCAGAGGTCACCGTCCATCAGCGCACTcatacaggagaaaagccatatcagtgtactGCATGTGGGAGGAGTTTCAGTCGTAGCTCAAATCTCCTTAAACATCAGCTCACACATACCGGAGAAAAACCACACCATTGCACTGactgtgggaagagtttcaggaCTAAAGCAGAGGTCACCATCCATCAGCGCACAcatacaggagaaaagccatatcagtgcaCTACTTGTGGGAAGAGTTTCGGGTGTAGCACACGTCTCATTCAACATAATCGCACACATACCGGAGAAAAACCATATCGGTGcactgactgtggaaaggcCTTTCGTCACAGAAATGGTCTCAAGATACACCAGATgatccacacaggagaaaagccatatcagtgcaCTACATGTGGGAAGGGTTTCAGGACAAAGACAGAGGTCACCATCCATCAGAGCACAcatacaggagaaaagccatatcagtgcaccacatgtgggaagagtttcaggaCTAAAGCAGACGTCACCAGACATCAGCGCATAcatacaggagaaaagccatatcagtgcaccacatgtgggaagagtttcagcGCTAAATACATTCTCACTCGACACCAACGATCACACATGGGACTAAAGCCATATTTGTGTGTCAGTCACACCTAA